Genomic window (Nicotiana sylvestris chromosome 7, ASM39365v2, whole genome shotgun sequence):
ACAAGCATCACATATATGATTTCTAGAGAAATTCAATTTTGGTAAACCAATAACTAATGCTTGGAAAGTTTTTCAATCAGATGCATgcttgcatgaccaagtttcCTATACCACAACCAGGGATCATCAGACATAGAAGGTAAACAGATATGACCGTCAATATTTTCAAAACCATCAAGAATATAAACATTTTCAGACCTTTTACCTAGAAGGATTGTTTTACATGTCTCATCTTCAATAACAcaatctattttcttaaactttacCTCATATCCTGAATCACATAGCTGACTTATGCATAGAAGGTTGTAGTTAAGCCCATCAACAGGTAAACCGCAGTGATATCATAGTTGTTATTGAAGGGGGTCATTCTGGTACTGattatttttccttttgaatCATCGCCAAACTTAACGCTTCCTCAGTCTATTTTTGTAACTTCTTTGAACAAGTTTTTATCACCTATCATGTGGCTGGAACAACACTGTCTAAGTACCATTTTCCTTTGCGATTTCTTCGGTAGTGTTCCTGCAAAGCATAGTGATCactttcttttaggtacccaagcttgctTGGGTTCTGGTTAGTTAGTGTTACTAGGTTCAGCATCATTTTTGGGTTTCCAAATCCATTCTGAAATATTAGACTTATGAAAACAATAATAAGAAGATTTATGTCCACTTTTATTGCAGTAGTGACATGTAATTCCTGACCCATTTTGGGTCTTTCAGTAGTGTTAGTACTAGTCGACTCAGTTCTGGCTGGTCCTTTTCCAGTTGACTTGTAAGTCGTCTGGTTTGACCTAATAGAACTGTGACTGGTGGATTTGCGCATGCCGTTGAGTTGCATTTGTAATTCCTCAAACTTTTCTTGAAGTACTTCTTTTTCGATTTCACATACTTCATGTTTGATTTTCCAGTCTTTTACTTCTTTGTTGAGACTCTTTAGTTCATCCATCATTTTTTGAGACTCTTTCAAAGTGAGATTAAGAATATCCTGCAATTCATTACATCTTTCACAATTATAAGACCTTACCTCGTTTGTTTCACCTCGAGCCATGAAGCAGTTTTCATTGTTATCTTTGCATTCATCGTCTGAAATGTCCTCGTTTGTCTAGCATCCTGAAAGTTTGTTCATATCATTTTCCATAATTGTCATGAAACAAAGATTTGCTACCTCTTCGTGTTTTGAATTGTCTTCATCACTCCAGCTTCCAAATGATTTGTTTTTGTTGAAACCTCTCgagatttttctttttagatcTGGACATTTAGCTTGAATATGTCCAAATCTTCCACAATCATAGTATTTTCCATCATTCTTATCTTGTTCGTTATATTTCCTGGTACGCCTAGGTGGAATCCTTCCTCTTCTCGTGTTCCTGAATCTTCTCATTAAGCCATACATGTTTCTTGACATCCTAGCAATTTCTTCTTGGAGAGCTTCAGGATCATCATTGATATCATTCTCAGTTATCTTAGTTGTGGCCTTGAACGcaactattttcttcttttcttcttggttTATTTTCTTGATATGCGTTTTTTCGAAAGCTATGAATTCTCCATGAAGTTCATCATATGATAACTTATTCAGATCCTGTGATTCAAGTGTGAATACTTTAGTTTGCCGAGTGGTTGGTAAAAATCTAAGAATCTTTCTAACTTGATCACCGCCTGAGTATGGTTTGCCGAAAGCCTTTAAGTTGCTAATGATTTTACTGAATCTGGAAAACATTTCCTCAATGGATTCTCATTCTTTCATCTGGAAGAGTTCATAATCGTGAACCAGCATGTTGATATGTGTTTCCTTCACTTTGTTGGTTCCCTCGTATGTAACTTCAAGCATATCCCACATTTCTTTGGTTGTATCACAGTTAGAGATTTTCTCATATTCTTCACCACTTATAGCATTATAGAGTAAATTTCTTGCTTTATTGTTGACTTACACAACTGCCATTTGCTCATCTGTATATGAATCTATATCTTCAGGATCAGCAAGAGGTTGAGCAGTAGCCGGCAGAGGATAATTTCCCTTTTTGATGACTCTCCACACTTTAACATCATATGCCTTAGCATATATTTCCATACGTACTTTTCAGTGGGAGAAATGTTGTCCATTGAAGTATGGTGGACTTACTTGGGAAGTACCTTCTTGAAAGAGTGCTCTCGTGATAACTTGATTAGCCATGATCATTTCTCACAAGCTGTTAAGCAAAAAGAAAAGTGTGACctgataataggcgaaatctaggtgatttagctattgtttatgcgtccgcttgattatattccgatgacatattatggttaattgatgaaaaataggctctaattgtgatatgtatacattgtaggatgaggagcctaaatgatgctttcaagaggagattggaataatttatgagcaagaacaacccctcgaagtcgagtgtgcgcaaggacgagacggaaaaatggacaaaatcgagCTACTGAAGTGCGCTAAGTATTGCGCTAACTTTCAAacttcgcgcgatacttcgcgAGCTTTCCAGAAGAAGTGCGCTAAGTATTGCTCTAACTTTCAAACTTCGCGCAATAGTTCGCGAGCTTTTCTGCCTGGAATCCAGAAGAagcgcgcgaagtatcgcgcgaacTACATACATCGCGCACTTGTTCGCGCGTTTTCGATCCGGAGAAacgttatttaggggtaaaattggaattccttcttaatcccactcaatttacataaagcaAAAACTTCATTATTGTATAGATCAGA
Coding sequences:
- the LOC104233766 gene encoding uncharacterized protein — translated: MEIYAKAYDVKVWRVIKKGNYPLPATAQPLADPEDIDSYTDEQMAVVFSKIISNLKAFGKPYSGGDQVRKILRFLPTTRQTKVFTLESQDLNKLSYDELHGEFIAFEKTHIKKINQEEKKKIVAFKATTKITENDINDDPEALQEEIARMSRNMYGLMRRFRNTRRGRIPPRRTRKYNEQDKNDGKYYDCGRFGHIQAKCPDLKRKISRGFNKNKSFGSWSDEDNSKHEEDILNLTLKESQKMMDELKSLNKEVKDWKIKHEVCEIEKEVLQEKFEELQMQLNGMRKSTSHSSIRSNQTTYKSTGKGPARTESTSTNTTERPKMGQELHVTTAIKVDINLLIIVFISLIFQNGFGNPKMMLNLVTLTNQNPSKLGYLKESDHYALQEHYRRNRKGKCQLCDSGYEVKFKKIDCVIEDETCKTILLGKRSENVYILDGFENIDGHICLPSMSDDPWLWYRKLGHASMHLIEKLSKH